The region GACGGCATTGAATTTATAGCCATTCCGAGCGGGAAGCTAAGAAGATATTTTTCTTTTAAAAATTTTTTAGATCCATTCAAAATCATTGTCGGTTTTTTTAAATCTTTTTTTATAATTCTAAAATGGCGGCCGGATCTAGTGGTAACGGCCGGCAGTTTTGTAAGCGTGCCGGTAGTTTGGGTCGGGTGGATTTTGCGCGCGCCGGTTCTGGTCCATCAGCAGGACGCAAGGTCGGGACTGGCTAATAAATTAATGGCTCCGTTTGCCCGCGTTATTACCGTAACTTTTGAGGAGTCTTTGAAAGATTACGGCAAGAAGGCGGTCTGGACCGGTAATCCTTCCCATAACGTGGAACGCATAACGCATAACGCTTCTAATTCTAAAAAAAATTTGCCTATTGTATTGATAGTCGGAGGGGGGACGGGGGCGATGGAAATTAATAAATTGGTTTGGGAAAGCTTGGAGGAATTAACAAAGTTCTGTCAGGTTGTTCATATAACAGGGAAAGGAAAGAGAATAATGAATAATGAATTAGGAATTAGGAATTATGTTTCATATGATTTTCTTGAGCATGATAAGGTGATGGAAATTATGCAGGCGGCGGATTTGGTTGTTTCACGAGCTGGTCTAGGTTTTTTAACGGAAATTTCGTGTTTGGCTAAGCCGGCTATAATCATTCCGATTCCGGATTCGCATCAGGAAGATAATGCCCGGATTTTTTCTAAAAATAAAGCTGCTGTAGTTTTAGACCAAAAGAAATTGACACCAGAAGATTTTATCAATAAGATAAGAGAATTATTAAAAGATGAAGTTTTACGTCGTAAGTTAGGCGGCAATGCGGCCGGGGTTATGAAAAAAGGGGCTAGTGAAGCGATTGCGAAAATCGTGGAACTGGTAACGCGCAACGCATAACGCGCTTGTCCCACCGACTCGGCCTTCGTAGCCGAAGCTACTTCGGCGACAGTCCCTTCTGGAAATAAAAAAACCGCCGGCGGAATGCCGGCAGTCTATCTGTCTTTATAAGAGGAATTTTGTTATATTAACGTATAAAGCGTAGAGCAGAGCCAGGAGAGAGAACGCAAAGATGGCGATATAATTCCACTGGGCTTTGCTTGATCGCAGGCTCTTGGCAATATAAATCAATACGTTGCGATCGCCTTTGTTAAGCGGTTTGTTGTGGTATAATTTATAGATGAGTTTTCGCTCTATAATTAATTTTTTTCGTTTGCGCTCTATGCGGTAGCGGTGGGCAAAGTACCAGATAAAGCCGATCGTGCCGATATACCAGGCAATTTCCACCCAGAGCGCCGAGTAGAAATTCAAGATGACAATGACGCGGTAGGCAATTGTGGCGATAATGCCGACCCAGAATACAAGCAGGCGGTAGGATTTGTGTGAAGTTTTTATTTTCTTTTTTTCGGACATATTTTAACTAAAGAGTGTTGATTATTTACTGTTTTTATTTTACCACACCTTTCAACTATAAGAAAGAATGCGTGTCGCATAACGCGTAACGCATAACGCATAACGCGTAACGCATAACGCGTAACGCATAACGCATAACGCATAACGCGTAACGCATAACGCATTAACACCAATCTGTCATTCCCGCAGCCTTTAGTTCCCGTGAAAACGAGGAGAGAATCCAGGGTTAAATAGTCGGAAGTTTGATTTGTTAAACTTATGGCAAAATAAGATGTTCGTGTCGCCAAACCCTGGATCCTCGGGTCAAGCCCGAGGATGACAAGGGGCGGGGCGAAAATCGTGGAACTCATAACGCGTAACGTGGAATGAATAGTCGGATGAAATTTTAC is a window of Patescibacteria group bacterium DNA encoding:
- a CDS encoding UDP-N-acetylglucosamine--N-acetylmuramyl-(pentapeptide) pyrophosphoryl-undecaprenol N-acetylglucosamine transferase, which gives rise to DGIEFIAIPSGKLRRYFSFKNFLDPFKIIVGFFKSFFIILKWRPDLVVTAGSFVSVPVVWVGWILRAPVLVHQQDARSGLANKLMAPFARVITVTFEESLKDYGKKAVWTGNPSHNVERITHNASNSKKNLPIVLIVGGGTGAMEINKLVWESLEELTKFCQVVHITGKGKRIMNNELGIRNYVSYDFLEHDKVMEIMQAADLVVSRAGLGFLTEISCLAKPAIIIPIPDSHQEDNARIFSKNKAAVVLDQKKLTPEDFINKIRELLKDEVLRRKLGGNAAGVMKKGASEAIAKIVELVTRNA